The Sphingomonas naphthae nucleotide sequence TGCCGTCGACCAGCAGATTGTCCGACGGGGCGGCCGAATTGATGTGGAGCGCCTGGAGCGGGTTGATGAGGACGCAGGCGATATTCTTGCGCGAGGCGAGCGTGCGGAGCGTCGCCTCGGACATGTCGGCCAGCGTGTAGGTATGGTCGGCCGGGATGGGGTTGCCGATGCCCGGCTGCACATCGCCCCACCAGCCATGATAGGCGCCGCAGAAGCGCACCAGATGCGTGCGCCCGGTGTGATAGCGCGCCAGCCGCACCGCCTGCATCACCGCCTCGGTGCCGGACATGTGGAACGACACTTCGTCGAGGCCGGACAGCGCGCGCAGCCGCGCGACATTGTCGGCGACGATCGGGTGATAGCTGCCCAGCACCGGCCCCAGCGCGCCGACCTTCTCGCCCGCCTCCGCGATGATCGCCTTGTAGGCGTCGTAGCCGAGCAGGTTGACGCCGTAGGAGCCGGTGAGGTCGTAAAAGACATTGCCGTCGAGATCGGTGACCGTGACGCCGGCCGAGCTTTCGACGAACGCGCCCACGCCCAGCCGCTCGCGCACGATGCGGCTGAACTGGAAGGGCACGCGGTAACTGCCGGTGAATTGCAGGTCGGACAGGCCCTCACGCGTCCGCGCGGTGAGCGCGCGGCTTTTGGGGTAGCGCGTGGCGAACAGCAGGGAGAGGCGCTCGAACCCGGCGCGGCGGCGATCGGCCACCTCTTCCGGCGCCATGTCGGCGGTGAAGAAGCGCGCCTCGCCATAATCGATGAAGGGCACCAGCCCCGCGAAGCGCTTCGCCATCCGCACATGGCCGCCGAGCGACTTGTGCTTGGATTTGGAAAGCAGCAGGCGGCGATGGGCCTTGGGGGCGGCGAGGCCGGCCGTTCCCACGGCGGCGGCGGCGGCGAGGAGAGCGAGGGCGCTGGTCATGCCCCCTGCCCTAATGACGGTTCGCGGAGAGATTTATGACAGTGAGAGCGACCCTGGCGCGGATCGTGGCGCAGGAGGATCTGAATTTCCTCCTCACCAACCGCATCCCCCGCCGGCTGGCGACGAATTTCCTCGGCTGGTTCAGCAAGATCGAGCAGCCGCTGGTTGCGCGCGCCTCGATCGCGGGCTGGCGCCTGTTTTCGGACGTGGACCTGGCCGATGCCGAGACGCGGCGCTTCCTATCGATGCACGATTGCTTCACCCGCCGGCTGGTGCCCGGCGCGCGGCCGTTCGCGGTGGGGGCCGGTATGCTCGCCAGCCCGTCCGACGCGATCGTCGGCGCGCACGGCCGCGTGTCGGACGCGGGCGAGGTGCACCAGATCAAGGGCTTCCCCTACACGCTGGCCGATTTGCTCGGCGACGCGGAGGCAGCCCGCCCCTTCCTCGGCGGCACCTTCGTCACGCTGCGGCTGACGGCCGGCATGTACCACCATTTCCACGCCCCGGCCGACCTGACGGTGGAGCAGCTGACCTATATCTCGGGCGACTGCTGGAACGTGAACCCGATCGCGCTGAAGCGGGTCGAGCGGCTGTTCTGCAAGAACGAGCGCGCCGCTCTCCGCTGCCGCCTTGCGCCCGACGGCCCCGCGATCATGCTGGTGGCGGTCGCCGCGATCCTCGTCGCCAGCATCCGCCTGACCTTCCACGACACCACCCGCAGCATCCGCGACGGCGGCCCCCGCACCACGCCCCTCGATGCCAAGCTGGCGCGCGGCGAGGAAATGGGGTGGTTCGAGCATGGCTCGACCATCGTGGTGCTGGCACCGCCGGGATATGAGATGGCGGCAGGCATCGCCGAGGGGCAGCGAATCAACGCGGGGCAACCCCTGCTGCGTCAGTTCGGTGGCCTGATCGACGCAACCTGAGCCGGCGCTACCGCGTTGCCACCGGGCTCCGAAGCGCTGAAGGAGAACGTCATGACGAGATTCCTGGTAGCGGCAGTGATGCTGCCGCTCCTCGCGCCAGCGATCGCCAGCGCCGAGAAGCCGTCGGCGCGCGTGGAAATACCCATTCGCGAGGTCGTCCTGCCCAATGGCGTGCGCCGTTATGCCATCACCATCCGCATCGCCGGCGCGCCGGTCGAGGTGGGGCTGGATACCGGATCGACGGGTTTGCGCGTGCTGCCCCGCGCCCTGCCGCCCGCCGCGCTGAAATCGCAGGGGCGGCCTGTCCGCATCAGTTACAATGGCGGCACACGCTTTACCGGGCAGGCGATCGAGCAACCGATCGGGATTGGCGCCGGACGCGACGGCAATCTCCTGATCCAGCGGATCGACGTGGTGGATTGCCGGGAAGAGGTGCCGCAATGCGATGCCAGTCGCGCGACTGGCGACGCCTTCGGGATCGAGGGCGAAGGCATCCCCGGGCAGGGCTTTGCGGCGATCATGGGGATCGGGCTGAAGACCAGCCCGATCCCCAATCCCCTGCGCGGCCTGGGCATCCGTCGCTGGATCGTCGATCTGCCGAGGCCGGATGGCGGCCCGCCCGGTCGATTGGTGCTCAACCCGGACGACTCCGAGATTGCGGACTATAGGCACGTGAAAATGGCCGATGGCGAGGGCAATCATGTCACTGGCTGCCTCGCCCTGCCGGCGCCGGAGGAGGCGATCTGCGGCCAGGCCGAGATCGACACAGGCGCGCCGGGCATGCGGATCGTCTCCAGCGCCGAGCACGACCCCGTTCCGCCCCGGACGGCCGCGGCGCTCGTCATCGGCGATCCGGCGGCGGGCCTGCGGGCCGACATCCTGCTCGGGCAGCGCGATCGGGCCACGCGGCTGCGGTTCGAGACGCGGGCCGACGCACGCCAGTCACGCCTCTTCCTTGGCGTGGCGCCCTATCTCATCTGGTCGATCCTCTACGACATCGAAGCGCGCGAGATCGGGCTGAAGCCGCGATAGACGTGCCCCGGAAGAGACGTCGTCAGTCCACGCGGCCACCGATCTCCACCGCCCGCGCGAAGATCGCGTCGAACATGTCCGCCGTCAGCACGCCGGTATTCTGGTTGTAGCGCGAGCAATGGTAGCTATCGATCAGCAGCGGCGCGCCAGGGATGCGATGTTCCGCGCCATGGGTAAAGCGGGCCTTGGGCAGCTTGCCGCCGAGCGCCTTCACCGCCGACTGGTGCGCGATCTGGCCGAGTGCGACCACGACGCGCAGGTTCGGCAACGCCCCCAGCGAGGTTTCCAGAAAGCGGCGGCAGGTGCGGATTTCCTCCGGCGTCGGCTTGTTCTGCGGCGGCACGCAGCGCACCGCGTTGACGATCATCGCGCCGCGCAGGGCGAGGCCGTCGTCGGCACGGGCCAGATAGCTGCCCTCGGCCAGACCATGGCGGCCGAGGATGTCGTAGAGCAGCGGCCCCGCGCCATCGCCGGTGAAGGGCCGGCCGGTGCGGTTGGCGCCCTGCAATCCCGGTGCAAGGCCGACGATCGCCAGCCACGCCAGCGGGTCGCCGAAATCGGGCACCGGCGCATTGAACCAATCGGCGTGCGCCACCCGTTGGGTTTGGCGGAAGTCGACCAGGCGGGGGCAGAGCGGGCAATCGCGGGGCGGTCCGACGCAAGCAGCGGCGGCGGGATCGACGGTTGGGCTGGCGCTGTTCACCCCGTCGCGATAGGCGCTGGACCATGCCGCCCGCAAGCTATGCCCTCGGCCTCGGCTCGAACCGCCGCCACGGCCGCTTCGGCGCGCCACGCGCCGTGGTGGCCGCTGCCATCGCCGCGTTGGCGGCCGAGGGGCTGCGGGTGATCGCACAGTCGCGAATAGTCGAAACGGCGCCGCTGGGGCCGAGCGCCCGGCGCTTCGCCAATGCCGTGGTGCTGGTGGAGACGGCGCTGTGCCCACCCGCCGTACTGGCCTTGGTCAAGCGGATCGAGCGGCGCTTCGGGCGGCGGCGGGGCCGTCGCTGGGGCGCACGGGTGATCGATGTGGATCTGCTGCTGTGGTCGGGCGGGCGATGGCGCGGTCCGGGGCTCAGCGTGCCCCATCCGGCGATGGCGGTGCGGCGGTTCGTTCTCGACCCGCTGGCGGAGATTGCGGGGATTTGGCGGGTCGAGGGCGGCAGCGTGCAGGCAATGCGATTTCGGCTGATGAAAGCGCGTCGGTCGCGCGAGAACAGGCCCTAAGACATCCCCAGCGCGTTCGCGATCGCGTCCCGTGCCTTCGCCGCCAGTTGCTTGCGATCCAGCCCGGCCGGATCGATCGGCGCCAGGAAACGCACCGTCACCGGCAGCTTGCCGTCGCGCAGCAGCACCCGGCCGGCGTTCGGCCCGAAGCCCTCGTCGCCGCCCCAGGCGATCGCCTCCATCGCCGGGCCGTAGTCGATCGCGACCGGCTGGATCGGCACGTTGCCGCCCGCGACAGAACCGAACAGAGCGGCGCGGAAGGGCAGCAGCGTCTTGCCGTCGCCGGTGGTGCCTTCGGGGAAGAGCATCGCCGGGCGGCCGCTCGCGAGCGCGCGGGTGAGCGCGTCGGTCTGCTGGCCGATGCTGCGCCGCTCGCGATCGATGAAGATGGTGCCGCCGACTTTCGCGAGGAAGCCGATCAGCGGCCAGCTCTGCACGTCGCCGCGCGAGACAAAAGCGGCGCCCGTCGGCCCGGTCGCGCCGCCCAGGGCGAGGATATCGAGCCAGGAGACGTGGTTGGAAACGAACAGCACCGGCCCCGTCAGCCGCTGCCCTTCAGTGGTGACCTTCAGGCTCAGCCGGCGGCCGGTGGCGCCCAGAAAGGCGCGGGTCCAGCGATGCTCGCGGCCGAAGGGTTTGGCCAGCGCCCAGCCGGCGACATGCGGCGGGATCATCGCGACGGCGGCCACGATTCGCGCCAGCCGCCGCGCTTTCGCGACCCGCCCGCTCAACGCCTCAATCCTTGCGGTCGAGCGCGACGCCGTAGAGTTCCATCCGGTGATCGACCAGGCGGAAGCCCAGCTTCTCGGCGATGCGCTTCTGCAAGGCTTCCAGCTCGGCGTCGACGAACTCGATCACCTGCCCGGTCTCGACGTTGATGAGATGATCGTGGTGATGCTCGGGCGCCGCCTCGTAGCGGGCACGGCCGTCGCCGAAATCGTGGCGGTCGAGGATGCCCGCTTCCTCGAACAGCCGCACCGTGCGATAGACGGTGGCGATCGAGATGCCGGGGTCGATCGCGGCGGCGCGGACGTGCAGCGCCTCCACGTCGGGATGATCCTCCGCCTCCGACAGCACGCGCGCGATCACGCGGCGCTGTTCGGTGATGCGCAGGCCCTTTTCCGCGCAAAGCTGTTCGATGTCGATCTTGCGGCTCATGCCCATCCCGCTGTTGTTGGTCCGTAACCTAGAGCCGCCACCCGGCGATGCAACCCCAACTCAGCTATCCAGCCGGCGTGACAGCGTAATGGCGTCGTGCACCGACCCGTCATTGCCGCGATAATAGGCCCGG carries:
- a CDS encoding aminotransferase class III-fold pyridoxal phosphate-dependent enzyme; protein product: MTSALALLAAAAAVGTAGLAAPKAHRRLLLSKSKHKSLGGHVRMAKRFAGLVPFIDYGEARFFTADMAPEEVADRRRAGFERLSLLFATRYPKSRALTARTREGLSDLQFTGSYRVPFQFSRIVRERLGVGAFVESSAGVTVTDLDGNVFYDLTGSYGVNLLGYDAYKAIIAEAGEKVGALGPVLGSYHPIVADNVARLRALSGLDEVSFHMSGTEAVMQAVRLARYHTGRTHLVRFCGAYHGWWGDVQPGIGNPIPADHTYTLADMSEATLRTLASRKNIACVLINPLQALHINSAAPSDNLLVDGSRRAGVDRAAYAEWLAQLAEVCRAKGIVLILDDVFTGFRIAKGGAAEYFGIRPDLVTYGKSLGGGLPVGVLCGEAALMKRFRPDRPADICFARGTFNAHPYVMAAMNGFLRELEKPATAALYQGMDERWAGRAESLNARLAGEGLPVRVASHTTIWTVLYDVPSRYNWMLQYYLRAHGLALSWVGSGRIIFSLNYSDADFAEVADRFVSAAKEMAADGWWWTPEGASNKAIRRGILKEMIAKRLGRLG
- the asd gene encoding archaetidylserine decarboxylase (Phosphatidylserine decarboxylase is synthesized as a single chain precursor. Generation of the pyruvoyl active site from a Ser is coupled to cleavage of a Gly-Ser bond between the larger (beta) and smaller (alpha chains). It is an integral membrane protein.) is translated as MTVRATLARIVAQEDLNFLLTNRIPRRLATNFLGWFSKIEQPLVARASIAGWRLFSDVDLADAETRRFLSMHDCFTRRLVPGARPFAVGAGMLASPSDAIVGAHGRVSDAGEVHQIKGFPYTLADLLGDAEAARPFLGGTFVTLRLTAGMYHHFHAPADLTVEQLTYISGDCWNVNPIALKRVERLFCKNERAALRCRLAPDGPAIMLVAVAAILVASIRLTFHDTTRSIRDGGPRTTPLDAKLARGEEMGWFEHGSTIVVLAPPGYEMAAGIAEGQRINAGQPLLRQFGGLIDAT
- a CDS encoding uracil-DNA glycosylase; the encoded protein is MNSASPTVDPAAAACVGPPRDCPLCPRLVDFRQTQRVAHADWFNAPVPDFGDPLAWLAIVGLAPGLQGANRTGRPFTGDGAGPLLYDILGRHGLAEGSYLARADDGLALRGAMIVNAVRCVPPQNKPTPEEIRTCRRFLETSLGALPNLRVVVALGQIAHQSAVKALGGKLPKARFTHGAEHRIPGAPLLIDSYHCSRYNQNTGVLTADMFDAIFARAVEIGGRVD
- the folK gene encoding 2-amino-4-hydroxy-6-hydroxymethyldihydropteridine diphosphokinase, translating into MPPASYALGLGSNRRHGRFGAPRAVVAAAIAALAAEGLRVIAQSRIVETAPLGPSARRFANAVVLVETALCPPAVLALVKRIERRFGRRRGRRWGARVIDVDLLLWSGGRWRGPGLSVPHPAMAVRRFVLDPLAEIAGIWRVEGGSVQAMRFRLMKARRSRENRP
- a CDS encoding lysophospholipid acyltransferase family protein is translated as MSGRVAKARRLARIVAAVAMIPPHVAGWALAKPFGREHRWTRAFLGATGRRLSLKVTTEGQRLTGPVLFVSNHVSWLDILALGGATGPTGAAFVSRGDVQSWPLIGFLAKVGGTIFIDRERRSIGQQTDALTRALASGRPAMLFPEGTTGDGKTLLPFRAALFGSVAGGNVPIQPVAIDYGPAMEAIAWGGDEGFGPNAGRVLLRDGKLPVTVRFLAPIDPAGLDRKQLAAKARDAIANALGMS
- a CDS encoding Fur family transcriptional regulator, with the protein product MSRKIDIEQLCAEKGLRITEQRRVIARVLSEAEDHPDVEALHVRAAAIDPGISIATVYRTVRLFEEAGILDRHDFGDGRARYEAAPEHHHDHLINVETGQVIEFVDAELEALQKRIAEKLGFRLVDHRMELYGVALDRKD